The following are encoded in a window of Ensifer adhaerens genomic DNA:
- a CDS encoding thioredoxin family protein: MPKTESNPITLGTRAADFTLPDADGNLFTLAEFKDSPALLVAFISNRCPFVVLIREELAKFARDYATQGLAVVAINSNDAKTHPEETLERIGVEAKTHGYGFPYLKDASQSVAKAFGAACTPDFFLYDRDRKLAYHGQFDEARPGNGKDVTGADLRAAVDAVLKGEAVGAGQVPSIGCNIKWSAGNEPSWFSTAA, translated from the coding sequence GTGCCCAAAACCGAATCCAATCCCATTACACTTGGAACCCGCGCGGCGGACTTCACGTTGCCCGATGCCGATGGCAACCTGTTCACGTTGGCCGAGTTCAAGGACAGCCCGGCGCTGCTCGTCGCCTTCATCTCCAACCGCTGCCCCTTCGTGGTGTTGATCCGCGAGGAACTGGCGAAATTTGCGCGCGACTATGCCACGCAGGGGCTTGCCGTCGTCGCGATCAACAGCAACGACGCCAAGACGCATCCGGAAGAAACGCTGGAGCGGATTGGTGTAGAGGCAAAGACTCACGGCTATGGCTTCCCCTATCTGAAGGACGCGTCGCAAAGTGTCGCCAAGGCCTTTGGTGCGGCCTGCACTCCGGACTTCTTTCTCTATGACCGAGATCGCAAGCTTGCCTATCACGGCCAGTTCGACGAAGCCCGGCCCGGCAACGGCAAGGATGTGACGGGCGCGGATCTGCGCGCTGCGGTCGACGCGGTCCTGAAGGGCGAAGCTGTCGGCGCCGGCCAGGTGCCCTCGATCGGCTGCAACATCAAGTGGTCGGCTGGCAACGAACCGTCCTGGTTCTCCACCGCAGCCTGA
- a CDS encoding FAD-binding protein, with protein sequence MASRRKEQPTEDGRHIETDVLVVGGGPAAAWAALSAAETGARVVLADKGYHGTSGATAPSNTGTWCVPPGEGRAASVEQRFKRTAGLADRRWMLRAADRAYENLLKLVEWGYPFPSEEDGNLYIANLRGPDYMRFMRQRVHKAGVTILDHHPILELLGDDHHVGGAAGLSRRNGASFSVSAGAVVLATGGCAFFERILGGTGLTGDGYLFAAEAGASLSGMEFTGKYTLAPHGSSLNKGLPFRWATFYRENGEVLRDARGEPVTNGIGGGERQVAEALLSGPVYARLDLAEPAMQDWLRRGQPNCFQPYDRMGINPFEHLFRVDLKYEGTVRGTGGIRIVSSDCGTDITGLYAAGDAASRENVTGGVSGGGAINASWAIASGWWAGHGAARHASSRKSRDAARLRPLGSTGLRGAGEREDVNLAAAARAVHEEIVPLDRSYWRKASALETSHRILEGVWAGLNQAKPAVGIDRLRAREVASVTASARWTVAAALLRTESRGVHRRSDFPTEDDGQASRTVVSGLDQVSAVREDLAFETVREG encoded by the coding sequence ATGGCATCGCGTCGCAAGGAACAGCCCACCGAAGACGGGCGCCACATCGAAACGGACGTGCTGGTTGTCGGTGGGGGCCCCGCCGCCGCCTGGGCGGCGCTTTCCGCTGCCGAGACCGGCGCGCGCGTCGTCTTGGCTGACAAGGGTTATCACGGCACGAGCGGTGCCACGGCTCCGTCCAACACGGGAACGTGGTGTGTGCCGCCGGGAGAAGGGCGCGCAGCCTCGGTCGAGCAACGTTTCAAGCGCACTGCCGGCCTTGCCGATCGTCGCTGGATGTTGCGCGCGGCTGACCGCGCCTACGAAAACCTCCTGAAGCTCGTCGAATGGGGCTATCCCTTTCCGAGCGAAGAGGATGGCAACCTCTATATCGCCAACCTGCGCGGTCCTGACTACATGCGCTTCATGCGCCAGCGTGTGCACAAGGCCGGTGTCACGATCCTTGACCACCATCCTATCCTGGAACTGCTTGGCGACGATCATCATGTCGGGGGGGCTGCGGGGCTTTCTCGCCGCAATGGCGCAAGCTTCTCCGTATCGGCCGGTGCCGTCGTGCTTGCCACCGGCGGCTGCGCCTTCTTCGAACGCATCCTCGGTGGCACGGGGCTCACCGGTGATGGCTATCTCTTCGCCGCAGAGGCCGGCGCGTCCCTTTCCGGCATGGAATTCACCGGCAAATACACGCTCGCCCCGCACGGTTCCTCGCTGAACAAGGGTTTGCCTTTTCGCTGGGCGACCTTCTACCGAGAGAACGGCGAGGTGCTGCGCGACGCCCGCGGTGAGCCGGTGACGAACGGTATCGGCGGCGGCGAGCGGCAAGTGGCCGAGGCCCTGCTGTCCGGCCCGGTCTATGCCCGGCTCGATCTTGCCGAACCCGCGATGCAGGACTGGCTGCGTCGTGGCCAGCCGAACTGTTTTCAGCCTTACGACCGGATGGGGATCAATCCCTTCGAGCACCTGTTCCGGGTCGACCTCAAATACGAGGGCACCGTGCGCGGCACCGGCGGTATCCGCATCGTCTCGTCCGACTGTGGCACCGACATTACCGGGCTTTACGCCGCCGGCGACGCGGCGAGCCGCGAAAACGTGACGGGTGGGGTTTCCGGTGGCGGCGCCATCAATGCCTCCTGGGCGATTGCCAGCGGCTGGTGGGCCGGTCACGGCGCCGCCCGGCATGCGAGCAGCAGAAAGTCCCGTGATGCCGCGCGCTTGCGGCCGCTCGGGTCGACGGGTTTGCGCGGCGCCGGCGAACGTGAAGACGTCAATCTCGCGGCCGCCGCCCGCGCGGTGCACGAGGAGATCGTGCCGCTCGACAGGAGTTACTGGCGCAAGGCCAGCGCCCTGGAGACAAGTCACCGCATTCTGGAAGGCGTGTGGGCCGGCCTCAACCAGGCAAAGCCAGCGGTCGGCATCGACCGACTTCGCGCACGAGAGGTGGCGTCGGTTACGGCGAGCGCCCGCTGGACGGTCGCGGCTGCGCTCTTGCGCACGGAAAGCCGGGGCGTGCAC